The Ichthyobacterium seriolicida sequence ACCAAATAGAAGATTTTAAGATTAAATTTTTAGGCAAAAAAGGTCTTGTAGCTCATTATTTTTCGCTATTCAAAAATGTTGAAAAAAATGACAGAAAAGTATTTGGACAGTCTATAAATGAGCTCAAAACTTTAGCTACAGATAAGGTAAATGACCTTTTAGATAGAGTAGATTCTAATGATAAACATCACACAGAAAACGATTTAACTAGACCTGCAGAATACTTAGACTTAGGAAATAGACATCCCATATCTCTCATTAGAAAAAGGATTGTAGATATATTCTCTGGCATAGGGTTTGGCGTTTCCCAAGGTCCTGAAATAGAAGATGACTGGCATAATTTCACAGGTTTAAACCTTCCTGAATTTCATCCAGCTAGGGATATGCAGGATACTTTTTTTATCAGAAAAAATCCAGACTTTCTCTTGAGAACGCATACATCGTCGGTTCAAATGCACTACATGGAAAATAACAAACCTCCTATAAGGACTATATCTCCAGGTAGAGTGTTTAGAAATGAGGATATTTCTGCTAGATCACACTGTATATTTCATCAAATAGAGGGACTGTATATAGATACCGATGTCTCTTTTGCAGACCTTAAACAGACTGTTATTTATTTTACTAAAGAATTATTTGGGAAATCTAAAATTAGATTTAGACCATCGTACTTTCCATTTACAGAGCCTAGTGCAGAAGTAGATATATATTGGGGTATGAAATCTGAAGCTGATAAGAGAATCACAAAGGGAACTGGTTGGTTAGAAATAATGGGATGTGGAATGGTAGATCCTAATGTTTTGAAAAATGCCAATATAGACCACAAAAAATATTCTGGATTTGCTTTTGGAATGGGCATAGAACGAATAGCCATGCTCATTTATCAGATTAAAGATCTAAGGATGTTTTTTGAAAACGATATCAGATTTTTAAAGCAATTTCAAATGGAACTGTAGCCGATAGTGTCACTAATTAAAGATTAAGGATAAGGGAATGTGATCGGATAATCTTATATTCGAATGCGTCTGGAATTCTTTGATAGATATTCTAGGATCTGATAAAATAAAATCTATTCTCAAAGGGTAATAATAGAAAAAGAAAGTGGCTCCCAGTCCTTGCCCAAATACACTAAAAGCATCGTTTAAGCCTCCTTTTATCTTCTTGTATTCATAGAAAAAAGCAGTAGAGTTAAAATCTCCACATACTATGTTTTTATATGGAGAATTGTCTATATGCTCCCTAATTAATACACTTTGTTCGCTGTGTTTGGAAAAACCTTTATTTACATTTTTAAACAATTTGCTGAGTCTTTCTAAAGTATTTTTTTTATGCTTTTTTCTATATTCATAATCTTCTTGATCAATACCAAGGGATTCTAAATGGACATTATAAATTCTTAAAATCTCTTGTCCTATGTCAATACTTACATAAGTAGTTTGATTATAGCTGTTTTCAAATTTTATTATTCCTTTTTCTATTATTGGAAATTTAGAAAATATGGCATTACCCCATATCTCATTTTTGTGAGTGGAAGAAATATATACGTAAGGATACTCTGGGAAGTAATTCTTTTTTGTATCGTAAAACTCTTGAAAACAAATTATATCTGGATCATTCACCGATATAAAATTTTTAATCTCATCGATCACATCTTTTTTTTGTATCCAGTTATACCTATTAAAAGAATGAACGTTAAACGAGATAAGTTTAATATCTCCTTCAACTTTTTTATAAACTTCAGAGTTTTTTGGAAATTTAAAAAGAAGATCAAAATTCTTATAACCCAGAAATATAACAATAGTAGATATTAGAAAAAGAGGATTTAATCTCGATATCCAAATCAAAGCAAATGCTATATTAACCAATAATAAAAATGGATATATTACACTTAATATTCCATGATAAGGAATTAAATCCGGTGGGACATACGAGTTGAT is a genomic window containing:
- the pheS gene encoding phenylalanine--tRNA ligase subunit alpha, with product MLAEIEKLKQEITDFQSTDKNQIEDFKIKFLGKKGLVAHYFSLFKNVEKNDRKVFGQSINELKTLATDKVNDLLDRVDSNDKHHTENDLTRPAEYLDLGNRHPISLIRKRIVDIFSGIGFGVSQGPEIEDDWHNFTGLNLPEFHPARDMQDTFFIRKNPDFLLRTHTSSVQMHYMENNKPPIRTISPGRVFRNEDISARSHCIFHQIEGLYIDTDVSFADLKQTVIYFTKELFGKSKIRFRPSYFPFTEPSAEVDIYWGMKSEADKRITKGTGWLEIMGCGMVDPNVLKNANIDHKKYSGFAFGMGIERIAMLIYQIKDLRMFFENDIRFLKQFQMEL
- a CDS encoding endonuclease/exonuclease/phosphatase family protein, whose product is MINKKGGEYMLYIINIFFSFLLILVYINSYVPPDLIPYHGILSVIYPFLLLVNIAFALIWISRLNPLFLISTIVIFLGYKNFDLLFKFPKNSEVYKKVEGDIKLISFNVHSFNRYNWIQKKDVIDEIKNFISVNDPDIICFQEFYDTKKNYFPEYPYVYISSTHKNEIWGNAIFSKFPIIEKGIIKFENSYNQTTYVSIDIGQEILRIYNVHLESLGIDQEDYEYRKKHKKNTLERLSKLFKNVNKGFSKHSEQSVLIREHIDNSPYKNIVCGDFNSTAFFYEYKKIKGGLNDAFSVFGQGLGATFFFYYYPLRIDFILSDPRISIKEFQTHSNIRLSDHIPLSLIFN